The Paracoccus liaowanqingii genome window below encodes:
- a CDS encoding 5-formyltetrahydrofolate cyclo-ligase, with translation MTDKAALRTRALAARAAGGDQGALDRHLAAALAGHPGAVLAGYWPMRGEADPRPGMAGHDGPVVLPVVTGPARPLVFRLWQGGALQPGPFGTSHPPESAPVLQPAVLIVPLAGFDAAGNRLGYGGGFYDRTLELLRKSGPVTALGLAFAVQELPRIPAEPFDQPLDLIVTDRGPIRPRAESRRA, from the coding sequence GTGACCGACAAGGCCGCCCTTCGCACCCGTGCCCTGGCCGCCCGCGCGGCGGGGGGCGATCAGGGCGCGCTGGACCGGCATCTGGCGGCGGCGCTGGCCGGCCATCCCGGCGCGGTGCTGGCCGGATACTGGCCGATGCGCGGCGAGGCCGACCCGCGCCCCGGCATGGCCGGCCATGACGGCCCGGTGGTCCTGCCGGTGGTCACCGGCCCCGCCCGGCCGCTGGTCTTCCGCCTCTGGCAGGGGGGCGCGTTGCAGCCCGGGCCCTTCGGCACCTCGCATCCGCCCGAATCGGCGCCGGTCCTGCAGCCTGCGGTGCTGATCGTGCCGCTGGCGGGGTTCGACGCGGCGGGCAACCGCCTTGGCTATGGTGGCGGCTTCTACGACAGGACGCTGGAATTGCTGCGGAAGTCCGGGCCGGTAACGGCCCTGGGGCTGGCCTTCGCCGTCCAGGAACTGCCCCGGATCCCGGCGGAGCCCTTCGACCAGCCGCTGGACCTGATCGTCACCGACCGGGGCCCGATCCGGCCCCGCGCAGAATCCCGCCGGGCGTGA
- the mgtE gene encoding magnesium transporter codes for MADDPKREQSKAPSDRDEGGYGPGADLLARIDAAIDADDRPALNAALEPMHAADIADLIERLDPARRRRFLAMYSDEIDGEILSEIDESIRDEVLELLPRDVVDEAVREMDSDDVVDLVEDMDEPERARILSALDASDRAAVRQSLAYPEYSAGRLMQSEVVTAPDHWSVAQTIDFIRAEDWLPEQFYHVILVDPRRHPTGYVTLGRLLASRRDATLRDLAEDSFRTVSAFAEEGDVAYVFNQYHLISAPVVDRDDRLVGVITIDDAMAVLDEEHEEDILRLAGVGDESNISDSVTETLRQRLPWLMVNLVTAILASLVIAIYETTIQEVVALAVLMPIVASMGGNAGTQTLTVAVRALATRSLSGRRNVWRVVRREAAVGLLNGLAFAVVMGVVAWIWFDGVSLAVVIGIAMIVNMAIAALAGILIPLALERAGADPALASGTFVTTVTDVVGFFAFLGLASSVLT; via the coding sequence ATGGCCGACGATCCGAAGCGCGAGCAGAGCAAGGCCCCGTCCGATCGGGACGAGGGCGGTTACGGTCCCGGCGCCGATCTGCTGGCGCGGATCGACGCGGCCATCGACGCCGACGACCGCCCCGCGCTGAACGCCGCGCTGGAGCCGATGCACGCCGCCGACATCGCCGACCTGATCGAGCGGCTGGACCCCGCCCGGCGCCGCCGCTTCCTGGCGATGTATTCCGACGAGATCGACGGTGAGATCCTGTCCGAGATCGACGAATCGATCCGCGACGAGGTGCTGGAGCTGCTGCCCCGCGACGTCGTGGACGAGGCCGTCCGCGAGATGGACAGCGACGATGTCGTCGACCTGGTCGAGGACATGGACGAGCCCGAGCGGGCCCGGATCCTGTCCGCGCTGGATGCCAGCGACCGCGCCGCCGTCCGCCAGTCGCTGGCCTATCCCGAATACTCCGCCGGCCGCCTGATGCAGTCCGAGGTGGTGACCGCCCCCGACCACTGGTCGGTCGCGCAGACCATCGACTTCATCCGCGCCGAGGACTGGCTGCCCGAGCAGTTCTATCACGTCATCCTGGTCGATCCCCGCCGCCATCCCACCGGCTATGTGACGCTTGGCCGCCTCTTGGCCTCGCGCCGGGACGCGACCCTGCGCGACCTGGCCGAGGACAGCTTCCGCACCGTCAGCGCCTTCGCCGAGGAAGGCGACGTGGCCTATGTCTTCAACCAGTACCACCTGATCTCGGCCCCGGTCGTGGACCGCGACGACCGGCTGGTGGGCGTCATCACCATCGACGACGCGATGGCCGTGCTGGACGAGGAGCACGAGGAGGACATCCTGCGCCTGGCGGGCGTGGGCGACGAGAGCAACATCTCGGACAGCGTGACCGAGACGCTTCGACAGCGCTTGCCCTGGCTGATGGTGAACCTGGTGACGGCGATCCTGGCCTCGCTGGTCATCGCCATCTACGAGACGACCATCCAGGAGGTCGTGGCGCTGGCCGTGCTGATGCCCATCGTGGCGTCCATGGGCGGCAATGCGGGCACGCAGACGCTGACCGTCGCGGTCCGCGCGCTGGCCACCCGCAGCCTGTCGGGGCGACGCAACGTCTGGCGCGTGGTGCGGCGCGAGGCGGCGGTGGGGCTGCTGAACGGGCTGGCCTTTGCCGTCGTCATGGGGGTGGTCGCGTGGATCTGGTTCGACGGGGTGTCGCTGGCGGTGGTCATCGGCATCGCGATGATCGTGAACATGGCCATTGCCGCGCTGGCGGGCATCCTGATCCCGCTGGCGCTGGAACGGGCGGGCGCCGACCCCGCGTTGGCCTCGGGGACCTTCGTGACGACGGTGACCGACGTGGTGGGCTTCTTCGCCTTCCTCGGGCTTGCCTCCAGCGTCCTGACGTGA
- a CDS encoding inositol monophosphatase family protein: MQDALQIIRTAHEMADAARDAILPWFRHADLAADNKRPADFDPVTQADRAAERAMREVLARTRPQDAILGEEYGATPGTSGLTWILDPIDGTRAFLCGAASWGVLIGLSDGEKILYGLIDQPYLRERFEGGLGQAQLTGPLGTRALQARTGVGIDGALLLTTFPQIGTPDEAAAFHRVADRVRLTRYGLDCYAYGLLALGQIDLVIEAGLQSYDIAGPLAVVEAAGGIVTDWQGGPAAEGGQVIAAGSAPLHRAALDLLNG; encoded by the coding sequence ATGCAGGACGCTTTGCAGATCATCCGCACCGCGCATGAAATGGCCGACGCCGCGCGCGACGCCATCCTGCCGTGGTTCCGCCATGCCGATCTGGCAGCCGACAACAAGCGCCCCGCCGATTTCGACCCGGTGACGCAGGCCGACCGCGCCGCCGAACGGGCCATGCGCGAGGTTCTGGCCCGCACCCGCCCGCAGGATGCGATCCTGGGCGAGGAATATGGCGCGACCCCCGGCACCAGCGGCCTGACCTGGATCCTGGACCCGATCGACGGCACCCGCGCCTTCCTGTGCGGGGCGGCCAGCTGGGGGGTGCTGATCGGCCTCTCGGACGGGGAAAAGATCCTCTATGGCCTGATCGACCAGCCCTATCTGCGTGAGCGCTTCGAGGGCGGGCTGGGGCAGGCTCAGCTGACCGGCCCCCTGGGGACGCGTGCCCTGCAGGCCCGCACCGGCGTGGGGATCGACGGCGCGCTGCTGCTGACCACCTTCCCGCAGATCGGCACCCCGGACGAGGCGGCGGCCTTTCATCGCGTCGCCGACCGGGTGCGGCTGACGCGCTATGGGCTGGACTGCTATGCCTACGGCCTCCTGGCGCTTGGCCAGATCGATCTGGTGATCGAGGCCGGGCTGCAATCCTATGACATCGCCGGACCGCTGGCCGTCGTCGAGGCGGCGGGCGGGATCGTCACCGACTGGCAGGGCGGGCCCGCGGCAGAGGGCGGGCAGGTCATCGCGGCGGGCTCGGCCCCGCTGCACCGCGCCGCGCTGGATCTGCTGAACGGCTGA
- a CDS encoding helix-turn-helix domain-containing protein: MKHSVDVHVGKRIRHRRWMIGMTQQQLADKVGIKFQQIQKYETGMNRVSASRLWDIAQAVDVPVSFFFEGLMDSDMAGVVEGDIFADKEALQLVRAYYGMPEAQRRQIFELARVLSDAA, from the coding sequence ATGAAACACAGTGTAGATGTTCACGTCGGCAAGCGCATTCGGCATCGCCGCTGGATGATCGGGATGACCCAGCAGCAGCTGGCCGACAAGGTCGGGATCAAGTTCCAGCAGATCCAGAAGTACGAGACGGGCATGAACCGCGTCTCGGCCTCGCGTCTGTGGGACATCGCGCAGGCGGTCGACGTGCCGGTCAGCTTCTTCTTCGAGGGCCTGATGGACAGCGACATGGCCGGCGTGGTCGAGGGCGACATCTTCGCCGACAAGGAGGCCCTGCAGCTGGTGCGCGCCTATTACGGCATGCCCGAGGCGCAGCGCCGCCAGATCTTCGAACTGGCGCGCGTCCTGTCCGACGCGGCCTGA
- a CDS encoding zinc-binding dehydrogenase encodes MTDLIRAARIDTLGHDPVVATLPAPVAGPGQVLLRMSAAALNFADLLQAKGQYQERLAAPFVPGLEGAGTVFDCPPGCGLAQGMRVVVSAPATMAQVIAVDPGAVQPIPDAMSFEQAAGFQVAYGTSHLALTARGQLAAGQTLVVLGRRGRRRADGGSDRGGARRPGDRHGARRGQDGPGARGPARMRSSTPPPAPTCAPPCARWAAPMSSTTPVGAEPGEAAFGALHPGGHFLSIGFAAGRPPALPLNHALVKNITIHGFYWGSYRSLDPQALRASMAALFDLFAEGRLHPVASDILPLDRVAEGYDLLRQGRSIGKVVITL; translated from the coding sequence ATGACAGACCTGATTCGCGCCGCCCGCATCGACACCCTGGGCCACGATCCCGTCGTGGCCACCCTTCCCGCGCCGGTGGCCGGTCCCGGCCAGGTCCTGCTGCGCATGTCCGCCGCCGCGCTGAACTTTGCCGACCTTTTGCAGGCCAAGGGGCAGTATCAGGAACGCCTGGCCGCGCCCTTCGTCCCGGGGCTGGAGGGGGCGGGCACCGTCTTCGACTGCCCCCCCGGTTGCGGGCTTGCGCAGGGGATGCGGGTCGTCGTCTCGGCGCCCGCCACCATGGCGCAGGTGATCGCCGTCGATCCCGGCGCGGTCCAGCCCATCCCCGACGCGATGAGCTTCGAGCAGGCGGCGGGGTTCCAGGTGGCCTACGGGACCAGCCATCTGGCCCTGACCGCGCGCGGGCAACTGGCCGCGGGCCAGACGCTGGTGGTGCTGGGCCGCCGCGGGCGGCGTCGGGCTGACGGCGGTTCAGATCGGGGTGGCGCTCGGCGCCCGGGTGATCGGCATGGTGCGCGGCGCGGACAAGATGGCCCCGGTGCGCGAGGCCCGGCGCGCATGAGGTCATCGACGCCACCGCCTGCCCCGACCTGCGCGCCACCCTGCGCGAGATGGGCGGCGCCGATGTCGTCTACGACCCCCGTTGGCGCCGAGCCGGGCGAGGCCGCCTTCGGCGCGCTCCATCCCGGCGGGCATTTCCTCTCCATCGGCTTTGCCGCGGGCCGCCCGCCCGCGCTGCCGCTGAACCACGCGCTGGTCAAGAACATCACCATCCACGGCTTCTACTGGGGCAGCTATCGCAGCCTGGATCCGCAGGCGCTGAGGGCCAGCATGGCGGCCCTGTTCGACCTGTTCGCCGAAGGCCGCCTGCACCCCGTCGCCAGCGACATCCTGCCGCTGGACCGGGTGGCCGAGGGCTATGACCTGCTCCGGCAGGGGCGCAGCATCGGCAAGGTGGTCATCACCCTGTGA
- a CDS encoding Bax inhibitor-1/YccA family protein, translating to MADYNTYRTAQGVGTRQAVVDQGLRAYMNKVYGLMAVGMGVTAVAAFGISTAAVTPTGELTGLGAAIYTSPLRWVIMFAPLLMVFAFGAAINRLSVTAATGMFYAFAALMGLSISSIFLVYTSVSIVQTFLVTAIAFAGLSLYGYTTKKDLSGWGTFLMMGLIGLIVASIVNIFLQSSAMQFAISVIGVLIFAGLTAYDTQNIKNTYLQMSGSDADFIGKSAIMGALRLYLDFLNLFMFLLQFMGNRE from the coding sequence ATGGCAGATTACAACACGTACCGTACCGCGCAGGGCGTCGGCACCCGCCAGGCGGTGGTCGATCAGGGCCTGCGGGCCTACATGAACAAGGTTTATGGGCTGATGGCGGTCGGCATGGGTGTAACCGCCGTCGCCGCCTTCGGGATCTCGACCGCGGCGGTGACGCCCACCGGCGAGCTGACCGGCCTCGGCGCCGCGATCTACACCTCGCCGCTGCGGTGGGTGATCATGTTCGCGCCGCTGCTGATGGTCTTCGCATTCGGCGCCGCGATCAACCGGCTGTCCGTCACGGCGGCGACCGGCATGTTCTACGCCTTCGCGGCCCTGATGGGCCTGTCGATCAGCTCGATCTTCCTGGTCTACACCTCGGTCTCGATCGTGCAGACCTTCTTGGTGACGGCCATCGCCTTCGCCGGTCTGTCGCTCTACGGCTACACGACCAAGAAGGACCTGTCGGGCTGGGGCACCTTCCTGATGATGGGCCTGATCGGCCTGATCGTCGCCTCGATCGTGAACATCTTCCTGCAATCCTCGGCGATGCAGTTCGCGATCTCGGTCATCGGCGTGCTGATCTTCGCGGGCCTGACCGCCTATGACACGCAGAACATCAAGAACACCTACCTGCAGATGTCCGGCTCGGATGCCGACTTCATCGGCAAGTCCGCGATCATGGGCGCGCTGCGCCTCTACTTGGACTTCCTGAACCTGTTCATGTTCCTGCTGCAGTTCATGGGCAACCGCGAGTAA
- a CDS encoding LLM class flavin-dependent oxidoreductase: MTQHLPYSLLDLSPVPEGSTAQDAIRNTIDLAQHAEGWGYHRFWLAEHHNMPGIASAATAVLIGLVAQATRTIRVGAGGIMLPNHAPLTVAEAFGTLATVFPDRIDLGLGRAPGGDGAVVRALRRDPMADSFPQDVVELLDYLGPERPGAAVRALPGEGTNLPVWILGSSTFGAQLAAHLGLPYAFASHFAPDELDRALTIYRERFRPSPWGSKPYAILAANVFAADDAGEATYLRTTMQLAFARLRTGQPGKLPRPVRDIDAEIGAGMRQAVDHSLRISAVGGRAEVEDQLARLVETYRPDELILTGQIHDHAARLRSFEIAAEAASGLALRQAA; encoded by the coding sequence ATGACACAGCATCTTCCCTATTCCCTTCTCGACCTGTCGCCGGTGCCCGAGGGCAGCACGGCGCAGGATGCCATCCGCAACACCATCGACCTGGCGCAGCATGCCGAGGGCTGGGGCTATCACCGCTTCTGGCTGGCCGAGCATCACAACATGCCCGGCATCGCCAGCGCGGCGACCGCCGTGCTGATCGGGCTGGTGGCGCAGGCGACGCGGACCATCCGCGTGGGCGCGGGCGGCATCATGCTGCCCAACCACGCGCCCCTGACCGTGGCCGAGGCCTTCGGGACCCTGGCCACCGTCTTTCCCGACCGCATTGATCTGGGGCTGGGCCGCGCGCCCGGCGGCGACGGCGCGGTGGTGCGCGCGCTGCGCCGCGACCCGATGGCCGACAGCTTTCCGCAGGACGTGGTCGAGCTGCTGGACTATCTGGGGCCCGAGCGTCCCGGAGCGGCCGTGCGGGCGCTGCCGGGCGAGGGCACGAACCTGCCGGTCTGGATCCTGGGCAGCAGCACCTTCGGCGCGCAGCTGGCCGCGCATCTGGGCCTGCCCTATGCCTTCGCCAGCCATTTCGCCCCCGACGAACTGGACCGGGCGCTGACGATCTATCGCGAGCGGTTCCGCCCCTCGCCTTGGGGGTCCAAGCCCTATGCGATCCTGGCGGCGAACGTCTTCGCCGCCGACGATGCGGGCGAGGCGACCTATCTGCGCACGACGATGCAGCTGGCCTTCGCGCGGCTGCGGACCGGCCAGCCGGGCAAGCTGCCGCGCCCCGTGCGCGACATCGATGCCGAGATCGGCGCGGGCATGCGTCAGGCGGTGGACCATTCGCTGCGCATCAGCGCGGTCGGCGGACGGGCCGAGGTCGAGGATCAGCTGGCGCGGCTGGTCGAGACCTACCGCCCCGACGAGCTGATCCTGACCGGACAGATCCATGACCATGCCGCGCGCCTGCGCAGCTTCGAGATCGCGGCGGAGGCCGCATCGGGGCTGGCCCTGCGGCAGGCGGCCTGA
- a CDS encoding GNAT family N-acetyltransferase produces MREGSRLDDLRTVDAGAELQPVISTERFTLRPLRASDAGLIAHYTADRRVAEGTRAIPHPLPRGASENFVARALASDRTEDVWAIDGSEQQLDELLGVVSLTRMEGAQSELGFWVGAGFWNTGFATEAVAALVGANPHGARTLFAEVFQDNPGSARVLTNGGFVYLGDAESWSVARGARVPTWTYLRKMG; encoded by the coding sequence ATGAGGGAGGGAAGCCGGTTGGATGACCTTCGCACCGTCGATGCGGGGGCCGAGCTGCAGCCCGTCATCTCGACCGAACGCTTTACATTGCGCCCCCTGCGCGCGTCCGATGCCGGGCTGATCGCGCATTACACCGCCGACCGGCGGGTGGCCGAGGGGACGCGCGCGATCCCCCATCCGCTTCCGCGCGGCGCGTCCGAGAACTTCGTGGCCCGTGCGCTGGCGTCCGACCGGACCGAGGATGTCTGGGCGATCGACGGATCCGAGCAGCAGCTGGACGAATTGCTGGGCGTCGTCTCGCTGACCCGGATGGAGGGCGCGCAGTCCGAGCTGGGCTTCTGGGTCGGCGCGGGCTTCTGGAACACGGGCTTTGCCACCGAGGCCGTCGCGGCGCTGGTCGGGGCCAACCCGCATGGCGCGCGGACCCTCTTCGCCGAGGTCTTCCAGGACAATCCCGGCTCGGCCCGGGTGCTGACCAATGGCGGCTTCGTCTATCTGGGCGATGCCGAAAGCTGGTCGGTGGCGCGGGGCGCGCGCGTGCCCACCTGGACCTATCTGCGCAAGATGGGCTGA